In Candidatus Poribacteria bacterium, the DNA window AGGACCTCGCCAACACCCGTCAACGTGCCGCCTGTTCCGACCCCTGTCACGAAAAAATCGATGTCGCTGCCGACCGATTTCAGAATTTCGACGGCAGTCGTCCGGCGGTGAATCTCTGGATTCGCGGCATTCGTGAACTGGTTGGGCATGTAGTGTCTGGAGTGCTGTCTGACAATTTCCTCCGCCTCCCAGATCGCGCTCGCCATGCCGCCGTGTTCGGGTGTTAGGACAATCTTTGCACCGAACGCAGAGAGCAGTTCATATTTCTCACGACTCACATTTTCGGGCATCGTCAAAACCACAGGATAGCCACGGGCGATGCCGACGATCGAAAGCCCCAAACCCGTGTTCCCTGCTGTAGGTTCAACGATGGTATCCCCTTTTCTTAAGATACCGCGTTCCTCAGCATCGACTACCATCGCATAACTAATCCGGTCTTTAATGCTACCGCCGGGGTTGTAAGCCTCTAACTTCGCGAAAATAGTCGCATCGTCCTCACCGGGCAAGGCATTCAGACGAATCATTGGGGTATTTCCGATGAGGTCTGTTAGGTTTTTGGCGATTTTCATCTACTCCCCACTCTCACAAAAAATATCGCCGATTTGGCACGTTAATTGTAGCATATATACGTTGAAAAGTCAAATTCAGGGTAGTGGGTTATAAAATTCCGATGCGTTTTCGTAGAAGAGTTTATCTTTCTCG includes these proteins:
- the cysK gene encoding cysteine synthase A; the encoded protein is MKIAKNLTDLIGNTPMIRLNALPGEDDATIFAKLEAYNPGGSIKDRISYAMVVDAEERGILRKGDTIVEPTAGNTGLGLSIVGIARGYPVVLTMPENVSREKYELLSAFGAKIVLTPEHGGMASAIWEAEEIVRQHSRHYMPNQFTNAANPEIHRRTTAVEILKSVGSDIDFFVTGVGTGGTLTGVGEVLKTACPNVKVVAVEPQVSAVLSGGPPGPTRIDGLGAGMVPEVLNVDVIDEVIAVPEEVAYQTMKSISTTEGLLVGMSSGANVYAALQVAKELGPDKTVVTILPDTGERYFSLSRYFEVESDIMEMLP